The Gracilimonas sediminicola sequence CATGATATACCTGAAGCGTCGATATTGGTGTTCTGCAGGTAGTATTTGTCCCATTGTGCGGAACTCTGAGTAACCCAGTATAAATTATCGAGGCTGGAAATCAGGTAAGGGTCTTCACTTGTTCCGCTCCCTGAAGGTTCGGTTGCTGTTTGAGCAAACAAGGCCGATGAGCTTACCATAAAGAGTGGAATCAAAAAGAGTATTTGAGCTTTCATAAAATTAACCCGGATTTGTAGAACTTGCGGTTTAACACCTGTTTCCAGATTAGTCGAATATATCTTTGAATACGTCTTAGAAATCTTTAAAATCGTTTAAATCGTTATTTAAAAAAGTCTCAGGAGTATCTTGCATTCACTTTTGCTCTCCTTGCTTTTACTTACCCAGCCTTCCACTGATTCCATTAGAACCGGAGCTGCTGAATACCTGGTTCGACATTACGATATTGAAGACGGCCTTCCTGTGAACTCAGTGAACGGTATGGTGCAGGATGATGACGGGTATCTTTACTTTTCCACTTACGATGGCCTGGTCCGTTACGATGGGTACGAATTCAAAGTGTACAATTCCGGGAATACAGAAGGGCTTGCGATAAACCGGATAGCCGGGATACTTAAATCTCAAGATAATTCCATCTGGCTGTTTAACGAAGACCAGTCGATAACTTTAAAATCGGGGAACTCTTTCAGAACTTTTCTTTCTCCGGAAATTCCCGGTAAAGCGCATCGTATCATTGAAGGAACGGATGGACAAATCTGGGTATCGGGAATGGAAGGAGTGGCTTTTTTCAATAAAAAAAAGTCCGTTTTTAAAAAAATTGAAGCTTCCCTTCTTCAATCTAATTCGGAGTTGATTGGCGCAGGCATAAACGGCGGCATCTTTGTTTTAAACGATTCCGGACTGGTTTTCTTCAAAAATAATACCCCGTCATTACTGCTTAATGTCGTTGACTATCCCATACTTGATTTAGACATCAGACAAATAAAACAATTTGAAGAAAGCATTGTCTGGTTGGTGGGGGTGGGAACCATTCTCAGATACAATACGGAAACTAAGGAAGTAGCCCTGATTAGTGTACCTGAAGGTGGTACTGAGATTGCATTTTGGGATATTGCTCTACAAGCGAATGGCGACTACATTCTTTCTGCAACTAACGGATTATATACCCTGAACCCGCTAACTCTTATAATCCAAAAAATGCCTGTTTCCATAAATTCCGGAATTGTTCGCTCAAATCTTATATATACTGGTGGGGCCGGAGAGGAAGTTTTAATCGGTGATGATGAAGTAATTATTGGAGGGAAAACCATCCTCCGGGCACCCTCTCTGAAATTCGGTTTTAACGACCGTGAAGGCTCGCTCTGGATAGGTTCTGAAACAAACGGACTTTACCAGATTAGAAAAAGCAGCTTTATCAATCTCAACTCCTCAGAGATTCCCGGGCTCAATAATATATACTCGATCATCCAGGACAGAAGCGGCTCTTACTGGGCTTGTGGAATAAGCGGCGGGATTGTGAGAATTTCTAAATCCGGGGTTACTAACTGGAATAGCTCTAACAGTACGCTCAGAAGTAATTTATGCAAATTCCTATATGAAGATGATGATGGTAATGTTTATGCCGGACTTAGTGATCATCTGATTTGGAAATTTACAAATGGAAACTGGCTTGAGCCGGAAGATTTTGGTGGATTACCTTCTGATAAATTAGTGGATCCTGAAGCCATGCATCGTTTGGGCAGAAATCTTCTAATCGGAAATTACCAATCGATGCTAATAAGTGGCAATGGCAGCCTCCGTTATTTCGATGATTCTCAGCCACAGGAGCTGGCAAGAATTCAGGTGTTCGCAGAAAACAGCAAGAATATCATTTTTGTAGGTACCGCCGGGACCGGCCTGAGCCGTATTGAAGGCAACTCATTTATCAACTATTCTACAAAAGACGGAGTGCTTAACAGCAACATAATCAGGGATATTTTTCTTCAATCGGATGATACACTTTGGATTGCCACAGAAAATCTTGGTTTGAACAGGCTTGTACTTAATGAAAAGGGAACTGTTCTCTCTTCAGCAAGCATCACCACCTCAGAAGGACTTACCCACAATTCTCTTCATCGCATTATCGAAGATCCATTTGGAAATTTTTGGATCAGTTCGAACGGAGGAATTATGCGCATCCCAAAAAAGGCGTTGAATGATTTTGCGGACGGCTCCCTTACAAAACTTCCCGTTCTGAGTTTTGACGAGCGAGACGGGATGATCAACCGGGAAGCAAATGGCGGGGTACAGTCCGCGGGAATTCTTACTTCGGATAATAAACTGTGGTTCCCTAACCAGCGTGGCATCACCATCATAGATCCGGCCGATTTTACTGTCGAACAAAACCTGGATACTCCCACTCCGGTTCTTGAATCCGTTGAACTGGAAAACGGGGAATTATTCGTTGCCGGGCAACCTGAAATTGCTATCCCTTCCGGGGAAAGAAACCTAAGAATAAATTTCGCAGCCCCTAATTTTACTTACCAGGAACGGGTTCAGTTCAGTTATAAACTGCAAGGCGTAAACAATAGCTGGCAATCGGCAGATCAGTCTAAACAGGCCGTTTTTACGGGAATCCCTCCCGGTGCACACACCTTTACCGTCAGGGCCGATTTCATTGGGGGGGAACCGGTGGAAACATCCGCTTTAATCATGATTCCTCATTTCTTTTATGAAACCGGATGGTTTGCCCTCCTTATTGTTTTCTCAGGAATAGGTTTGGTTATCGGTTTTTTTAGAATCAGGGTGAGGAGCCTCAAAGAGCGGGAGGCTAAACTTCAGGTTCGGGTTGATGAACAAACCGAGGCGCTTAAACTCGCTGCGGAACAAAAGAACCGATTTTTTACAGGTATCACCCATGAACTCAAAACCCCGCTATCTCTTATTGTCGGGCCACTTGATGATATTCTGAACCTTAAGGAATCAATTGATCATGAAAAACTGGGACACCGGTTATCCCTGATGCAACGAAACGGACTCAGGCTGCAAAACCTGGTGGAACAAATTCTGAATGTTTCGAAACTGAATGCAGATGCCATTAAACTGAATATGCAGCCGGTTGACGTTGTTATGTTCACCCAACAAATATTGGGGCAGTTCCAATCAAAAATGGATCAGGAGGAAATCATACTGAATATCAAAGCGGCCCCACTCTCAGAAAATATCTATATAGATAAAGAAGCCTGGGAGAGAATCGTTATTAACCTGATGAGCAATGCGATTAAATTCTCTCCAAAAGGAGCAACCATTTCTCTGAGTGTTGAAGAAAACGAGGAGAAAGTAACATTCGGAATTAGCGATGAGGGTCCCGGCATCCGTTCCGAAGAGCAGGGCAGAATTTTTGATTATCTGTACCAGGTTGAAGGAGCTCACGCCGCCGAAGGAACCGGAATCGGATTATATTTAGTAAAAGGGCTGGTGGAACATATGGGTGGAAGCATAGAGTTTAATTCTGAAGCATTAAAAGGGGCTGAATTTGTTATTACTCTTCCAAAAGGATACATGCATATAGATAGCATGCACAATATATCTCATGATTCTACACCGGAGAATGTTATAATAGCTCCTCGCAAAAATACTGAGTCCCCTTCTTTCAGTGTACAGGTAGCTTCTGATTCTGAAGAGCATATTATGATTGTGGAAGACAACTTCGATTTCAGATCATACCTGCAGTCGGTATTATCAGAATTGTATAGGGTATCTGTCGCTGAAAATGGTAAAGATGCCCTGGATATTCTTAAAGAAAAAACTCCTGATCTTGTGATCTCTGATGTGATGATGCCGGAAATGACCGGGCTTGAGTTTGTGAGAGTGTTACGCTCAGAAGATCGGTTCAAACACCTTCCGGTCATTTTCTTATCAGCAAAAGACCAGGATTTAGATATTAAAACCGGGTTATCAACAGGTGCCGACGTATATCTCACCAAACCTGTACAAACAAATATGTTACTCACTCAAATTTCTGCCATACTAAGAAGGGAGAAAATTCTTAAAACTGGTTTTGTTACTGATGCAGAAATTGAAGAACCGAATTTTATCAAGCAGGTTCGTGAAATTGTATTTCGTCAATTGGGTAACCCGTCCTTTAATGTAAACCAGCTTGCAGATGCATTATACATCAGCCGCGCAAAACTGTATATGGATTGGAAAGAAGTATCTGATGTCACCGTCAATGACTTTATCAAAAAAATGCGGTTTGATGAAGCCAAAATCCTTTTACAGGAAAAGAACTTTAATATACAGGAAACCGCAAGAGCCGTTGGCTTCTCTGACCCAAACTATTTTTCCACGAGTTTCAAAAAAGAATTTGGGTTTCCTCCTTCCGAATTAACTAAATAGCCCTTTGTGAACTACTTCGTACCGCTTTCTCTTAATCGGTGTGAAATATATGTGAATTCTTCTGCTCCAATGTTCAGAAATCACGATACTTTAAGAATTATCTTTCAGAAAAGACTTACCCGGGAAATTACTTACTACCCCAAAAAACTCAGCCACGCTACAGGCTATATTTGAAAAGGATTCTCCGGTTCCAAGATTTTCAGCCTCAGCTCTGCCCTTTGGGAATACAAGTAAAGGCACAAATTCCCTGGAGTGATCGGTGCTGTCCGAACATGGATCGTTTCCGTGATCTCCGGTAATAATCAGTAAATCATTTTCCCTGATTTTAGAGACGATTGCCGGAATGGCCCGGTCGAATTCCTCTAAACTTCCGGCATATCCTTCAGGATCTAACCGGTGCCCGTATAGCTGGTCGGTATCAATCAGGTTTACAAATACGAAACAGTTATCAAGCTGAGCCGACATTAGGCTCAACAGCTGGGAAATACCTTCTGCATTGCTTTTGGTGGGGCGATATTGGGTGAATCCTTTTCCGGCAAACAGGTCGGCCACTTTACCAATGGAATATGTTTTTACTCCGGAATCATTCAATTTTTGTACCAGGTTATTTTCCGGAGGAACCGACGAGTAATCGTGACGTTTATCAGAGATACGCTCAAAATTCCCGGGCTTACCGGTAAACGGACGTGCAATTACCCGCCCCACTTCATGCTCCCCGATGCAAACTTTATTGCGCGTAAACTCACACCACTCATACAGTTTCTTTACCGGAACAACATCATCATGACAAGCCACCTGGAATACACTGTCGGCCGAGGTATATACAATGGGATATCCGGTCTCGAGGTGTTCTTCTCCATAATCCCGAATTACATCAGTGCCTGAATAGGGTTGATTACACAGGGCTTTTTCCACCCCTATTCCATCGCAAAAATCCTTGATTACTTTTTCAGGAAAACCATTCGGATAAGTAGGAAAAGGTTTTTCGAGTTGAATACCCGCTATTTCCCAGTGCCCGGTGGTAGAATCTTTGCCTGCTGAAACTTCACGAAGTTTGCCATAGGCGGCCAACGGTTGTTCATTTTCCGGAACCGAAGCCAGAGGAATGATATTTCCAATCCCCATTTTTTGGAGGTTTGGGAGCTTAACTCCGGTCTGCTCACTTACATGGCCCAGCGTATTCATGTCGGCATCGCCATATTGATCAGCATCTTCCTGCGCACCGACTCCCAATCCATCTACAACAATGATGTAGGCATTTCCCATTATGCTTCCACCAGTTCAGCTTCCTTATCGTTCATTACTTTAGCTAAGGCTTTCTTCGCTTTCTCCATCACCTGGTACGCATTCACCGATTGATCGGTAAGCTTTGTATAGCCGACCTTAAACTGTGGACGCATCGTTCCACCGATGGATAGATTGAGTCCTGCTTCCAGCTTCGACTTCATTTTCTCCATCCAGAACGACACAGCTTCTTCGTCATCACTTTGAATCAGAACCGCATATACGTAATCAGAGTTGTAGCCTACAAAACCCGGGATTCCATATTTAGAGGGGTTCAGGTTTGTGACAAAATCGGTCTGGATTTTTTGGAGGTCTTCCAGCCTGAATTTTGTCCGAAGTGCCGAAACATCATCCGGGGCAACCAAGCCCAGCCAGGTGTTTTCCGGTGTTCCTTTTTTCAGCTTTGCCAATTCGTTGTTGAGGGCAATTTCCCAAAGCTCGGGAGTAAAAGCACCGAAACTTTGAGTAAGGATTTCCTGCACCATTCCGGATTTCTTCACCGAAGATTGCACACTCAAAGCGGCTATCCGAACCATATTCGACAACTTGTGCTTGGTGGACTCTTTAAAGGTCAGCGGATCGTTATCATAGCAAATCACCACCCCCTGCCGCCGGTCGTGGATCATCACCGGGATAGCAAAAGTTGCGCCTTCCGTTCTTTTTTCCGCAGAGGTTATACGCCGTGGATTGTTGTTGAAATGCATCGTGAAAATAGGTTCTCCCTTTTCAAGCGATTCATAGGCCACGCTTTTTTCTTCCAGCTGAAGACCTAATTTCGGAGGATTTTTTGAGTTTTGAGTGCGTAAAATCACATTCCAGGATTCCATGCCGGGAGCCAGAAGTACTGCCCCGCCATTTGGCAGGTTTTTTTGCATTTCTTCCATCATCGTGGCAAAAATCTCGACCTTATGTCCCCGGTAATCCAGTTTATTCAGCGACTCTTCATAATCTTCCCACTCCTGCTGTTGCTCGTGTAAATCAACCACTTCCAGGTAAGTATCCAGTACATTAACCAGGGCATTATTATAAGCCATGATGCGATCCTGTATAGCTTCCTGATCTATCTCCTGCTCACTTTCAAGAACTGTGAGTGCTACCGTTTCCCCTTTGTTTATAAAGGGTACTATCAGGATGTTTTTGGCCTGTACAAAATCAAAATAGTGGATGAGTTTTGCCTTCTCGATGTCTTCCCCCACCATCAACTGAATGATTTCATCGGTATCTTTAAATTCATTCAGGAAATGATTTTCAAATGCTACACGATCCTGGAACATCACATTGGGAAGACCGGTGCTATTCGTTTCCCACACAAATTGTTGGCGGGCGCGGTTTACCCAGCATAAGTAAGAGAGTTGAACTTTCGAAGAAGTTCGCAATAAATGCACCAAATCCTGAAGGATCTGCTTGTATTCCCGTAAGGCTTTTTCTTGTCGGTCTAAAGACATTCTCGGTAATTTATAAGTGTGTTAAGCTATTGGAGTGTATGAAATTTAAGGGAATTTAATTAGCCAGCTCTTTAGCCATTTCCTCAGCTTCTTCTACCATGCGTTCAAACGATGCCAGACCTTTGTTCCAAAAGTCAGGCTGTGTGATATCAAGTCCCATTTTGGCTACTAAATCATGCGGCCACTCAGACCCACCGGCACTCAGAAGCTCCATATATCTTTCCGGGAATCCTTCCGGACGTTGCGTGTACTCTTCATATAAAGCCAGCACCAGAAGTTCACCGAATGCATAGGCATACACATAACCGGGAGTATGAAGAAAATGCGGAATGTAACTCCACCAAATGCCGTATTCATCCGTTAATGTCACCGAATCTCCATACAATGCTTTTTGCTGCTCCATCCAAAGTTCAGAGAACCGTTCTTTGGTGAGTTCTCCTTCTTCCCGCCGTGCTGTATGCATGGCATGTTCAAATCGGTTCATCGAAATTTGACGGAAAACGGTAGCGATGGTATCGTCAATTTTACCAATCAATAATGCCAGTTTTTCCTTAGGATCATCCAGCTCTTTCATCAGCTTTTGAAATACCAGCATTTCACCAAATACAGAAGCTGTTTCTGCCGTGGTCAGCGGCGTTGATGATTGCAAAACTCCTTGCTGGCGAGACAAGTACTGATGCACTCCATGCCCCAGTTCATGAGCCAGTGTTTGTACGTCTCGGATTTTCCCGTCAAAATTCATGAATACATAAGGGTGAGCCGAGGGAACCGTACCTGCAGAATAAGCCCCTCCTCTTTTACCAGGCTTAATGGCGGCATCAATCCAGTTCTTCTCAAAAAACTTATGGG is a genomic window containing:
- a CDS encoding phosphopentomutase codes for the protein MMGNAYIIVVDGLGVGAQEDADQYGDADMNTLGHVSEQTGVKLPNLQKMGIGNIIPLASVPENEQPLAAYGKLREVSAGKDSTTGHWEIAGIQLEKPFPTYPNGFPEKVIKDFCDGIGVEKALCNQPYSGTDVIRDYGEEHLETGYPIVYTSADSVFQVACHDDVVPVKKLYEWCEFTRNKVCIGEHEVGRVIARPFTGKPGNFERISDKRHDYSSVPPENNLVQKLNDSGVKTYSIGKVADLFAGKGFTQYRPTKSNAEGISQLLSLMSAQLDNCFVFVNLIDTDQLYGHRLDPEGYAGSLEEFDRAIPAIVSKIRENDLLIITGDHGNDPCSDSTDHSREFVPLLVFPKGRAEAENLGTGESFSNIACSVAEFFGVVSNFPGKSFLKDNS
- a CDS encoding GAF domain-containing protein: MSLDRQEKALREYKQILQDLVHLLRTSSKVQLSYLCWVNRARQQFVWETNSTGLPNVMFQDRVAFENHFLNEFKDTDEIIQLMVGEDIEKAKLIHYFDFVQAKNILIVPFINKGETVALTVLESEQEIDQEAIQDRIMAYNNALVNVLDTYLEVVDLHEQQQEWEDYEESLNKLDYRGHKVEIFATMMEEMQKNLPNGGAVLLAPGMESWNVILRTQNSKNPPKLGLQLEEKSVAYESLEKGEPIFTMHFNNNPRRITSAEKRTEGATFAIPVMIHDRRQGVVICYDNDPLTFKESTKHKLSNMVRIAALSVQSSVKKSGMVQEILTQSFGAFTPELWEIALNNELAKLKKGTPENTWLGLVAPDDVSALRTKFRLEDLQKIQTDFVTNLNPSKYGIPGFVGYNSDYVYAVLIQSDDEEAVSFWMEKMKSKLEAGLNLSIGGTMRPQFKVGYTKLTDQSVNAYQVMEKAKKALAKVMNDKEAELVEA
- a CDS encoding response regulator; this encodes MHSLLLSLLLLTQPSTDSIRTGAAEYLVRHYDIEDGLPVNSVNGMVQDDDGYLYFSTYDGLVRYDGYEFKVYNSGNTEGLAINRIAGILKSQDNSIWLFNEDQSITLKSGNSFRTFLSPEIPGKAHRIIEGTDGQIWVSGMEGVAFFNKKKSVFKKIEASLLQSNSELIGAGINGGIFVLNDSGLVFFKNNTPSLLLNVVDYPILDLDIRQIKQFEESIVWLVGVGTILRYNTETKEVALISVPEGGTEIAFWDIALQANGDYILSATNGLYTLNPLTLIIQKMPVSINSGIVRSNLIYTGGAGEEVLIGDDEVIIGGKTILRAPSLKFGFNDREGSLWIGSETNGLYQIRKSSFINLNSSEIPGLNNIYSIIQDRSGSYWACGISGGIVRISKSGVTNWNSSNSTLRSNLCKFLYEDDDGNVYAGLSDHLIWKFTNGNWLEPEDFGGLPSDKLVDPEAMHRLGRNLLIGNYQSMLISGNGSLRYFDDSQPQELARIQVFAENSKNIIFVGTAGTGLSRIEGNSFINYSTKDGVLNSNIIRDIFLQSDDTLWIATENLGLNRLVLNEKGTVLSSASITTSEGLTHNSLHRIIEDPFGNFWISSNGGIMRIPKKALNDFADGSLTKLPVLSFDERDGMINREANGGVQSAGILTSDNKLWFPNQRGITIIDPADFTVEQNLDTPTPVLESVELENGELFVAGQPEIAIPSGERNLRINFAAPNFTYQERVQFSYKLQGVNNSWQSADQSKQAVFTGIPPGAHTFTVRADFIGGEPVETSALIMIPHFFYETGWFALLIVFSGIGLVIGFFRIRVRSLKEREAKLQVRVDEQTEALKLAAEQKNRFFTGITHELKTPLSLIVGPLDDILNLKESIDHEKLGHRLSLMQRNGLRLQNLVEQILNVSKLNADAIKLNMQPVDVVMFTQQILGQFQSKMDQEEIILNIKAAPLSENIYIDKEAWERIVINLMSNAIKFSPKGATISLSVEENEEKVTFGISDEGPGIRSEEQGRIFDYLYQVEGAHAAEGTGIGLYLVKGLVEHMGGSIEFNSEALKGAEFVITLPKGYMHIDSMHNISHDSTPENVIIAPRKNTESPSFSVQVASDSEEHIMIVEDNFDFRSYLQSVLSELYRVSVAENGKDALDILKEKTPDLVISDVMMPEMTGLEFVRVLRSEDRFKHLPVIFLSAKDQDLDIKTGLSTGADVYLTKPVQTNMLLTQISAILRREKILKTGFVTDAEIEEPNFIKQVREIVFRQLGNPSFNVNQLADALYISRAKLYMDWKEVSDVTVNDFIKKMRFDEAKILLQEKNFNIQETARAVGFSDPNYFSTSFKKEFGFPPSELTK